A region from the Linepithema humile isolate Giens D197 chromosome 1, Lhum_UNIL_v1.0, whole genome shotgun sequence genome encodes:
- the LOC105678052 gene encoding THAP domain-containing protein 1-like: MVQCLLQSCKNRSDCQNWKQGNRKNVKITFHKFPKNPTTRAMWLESLGINLSSIPNTARICSAHFDEKFFDKTCSITQLKPNALPNRTLAIQQLSSNSTVVEQSTHDKNQISSSNFVAKSNIENPASITNDNIHDTTDHLLEPIVPTESINELPNIFPSQSLISKIDKATMVSPKRIYNSPEKSRLRRRIRFLEAEHAKKMRNVRQKICRYSDQVVTLKGILNKLKNNELLNETQAEMIHLLGGSTDVISTSCNK, encoded by the exons ATGGTGCAGTGTTTGCTACAATCGTGCAAAAATAGATCTGATTGTCAAAATTGGAAACaaggaaatagaaaaaatgtgaAGATAACATTCCacaa GTTTCCAAAAAATCCTACAACTCGAGCAATGTGGTTAGAAAGTTTgggaataaatttatcatctaTCCCAAATACAGCTCGCATTTGCTCTGCtcattttgatgaaaaattctttgataAGACATGTTCGATAACTCAACTTAAGCCAAATGCATTGCcgaat AGAACACTTGCAATACAACAACTTTCTTCGAATTCTACTGTAGTAGAACAATCTACacatgataaaaatcaaatttcttcttcaaattttgtggcaaaatctaatattgaaaatcctGCCAGTATTACAAACGATAATATACATGATACAACAGATCATTTGTTAGAACCAATAGTTCCAACAGAATCAATCAATGAATTACCAAATATATTTCCat cacaatctttaatatctaaaatagaTAAAGCGACAATGGTATCACCAAAACGCATCTATAATTCTCCAGAAAAATCCAGATTACGAAGAAGAATAAGATTTTTGGAAGCAGAACATGcgaagaaaatgagaaatgtgCGCCAAAAAATATGCCGATACAGCGATCAAGTGGTCACACTCAAAggcattttaaacaaattaaaaaataatgaactgTTAAATGAAACACAAGCCGAAATGATACATCTGCTAGGTGGATCAACCG ACGTCATTTCCACATCCTGCAACAAATGA